In Bos indicus isolate NIAB-ARS_2022 breed Sahiwal x Tharparkar chromosome 19, NIAB-ARS_B.indTharparkar_mat_pri_1.0, whole genome shotgun sequence, the following proteins share a genomic window:
- the MRPL27 gene encoding large ribosomal subunit protein bL27m: protein MALAVLAWRTRTAVTALLSPPQAAALAVRYASKKTGGSSKNLGGKSPGKRFGIRKMEGHYVHAGNILATQRHFRWHPGAHVGLGKNKCLYALEEGVVRYTKEVYVPSPSNSEAVDLVTRLPEGAVLYKTFVHVVPAKPEGTFKLVAML, encoded by the exons ATGGCGTTGGCGGTGCTGGCGTGGAGGACCCGGACTGCTG TTACAGCCCTGCTGAGCCCTCCTCAGGCTGCAGCTCTTGCTGTCAGATATGCATCCAAGAAGACAGGTGGCAGCTCCAAGAACCTCGGTGGCAAGTCTCCAGGCAAACGCTTTGGCATCAGGAAAATGGAGG GTCACTATGTTCATGCTGGCAACATCCTTGCGACTCAGCGCCACTTCCGCTGGCACCCAGGTGCCCAT GTGGGGCTGGGAAAGAACAAATGCCTgtatgccctggaggagggggtaGTCCGCTACACTAAGGAGGTCTACGTGCCCAGTCCCAGCAACTCGGAGGCCGTGGATCTGGTCACCAGGCTGCCCGAGGGGGCTGTGCTCTACAAGACTTTTGTCCACGTGGTTCCTGCCAAGCCTGAGGGCACCTTCAAGCTGGTAGCTATGCTTTGA
- the EME1 gene encoding crossover junction endonuclease EME1 isoform X2, with the protein MAVNKSSLSLDSSYSDSEELPTFAFLKNKPSSIKRRQPQEDEKIVVVDISDSEASCPSPKLKDPPPIPEAAETVIQTEPVSVLSSGSENEEEFMPLAKRLICKFLTHKQQSPEKSSSPFERVWDHQKASHDWQKQPFTKIRDVPLCGTSERHASNNKDPVVDSPCHQLPAYQTTCSVQSNSLTITKTNAEVPLPQKRRKYSQKVQKSSTQGCQQWGRASQKESTQRQQEGKKKAALVNRLKAQRPEECLKHIVVLLDPVLLQMEGGGQLLGALQSMDCSCVIEAQAVPCSLTWRRKAGPSEDGEEGWVEEPMVLVLLLAEVFMSMIYHFKQGSLGSTEEGKKTLESFVTDITARTAGKDLSLVIVDPEKCFSAPNPLRRKQRAANREQAKEKKKQQKQPEANTGAMVTRVDVEEALVDLQLHTEAQARIVQSWKELADLACAFTKAVAEAPFKKLRDQTSFSFCLESDWAGGAKVDRSGRGLALVWRRQIQQLNRVSLEMASAIVDAYPSPQLLIQTYRCAVGKA; encoded by the exons ATGGCTGTAAACAAGTCCTCACTCTCACTGGATTCCAGTTACAGTGACTCTGAGGAGCTGCCAACGTTTGCCTTTCTGAAGAATAAACCATCTTCAATAAAGAGGAGGCAGCCTCAGGAGGATGAGAAGATTGTAGTGGTTGACATCTCAGACTCtgaggcctcctgtccatcaccaaaattGAAAGATCCACCACCCATTCCAGAGGCCGCTGAAACTGTCATACAAACAGAGCCAGTCAGTGTGCTaagcagtggaagtgagaatgaGGAGGAATTTATGCCCCTGGCTAAGAGGCTTATTTGTAAGTTTTTGACTCACAAACAGCAGAGCCCTGAAAAATCCAGCTCCCCATTTGAAAGAGTTtgggatcatcaaaaagcatCACATGACTGGCAAAAACAGCCATTTACAAAGATCCGTGATGTTCCCCTCTGTGGTACCTCAGAGAGGCATGCATCAAATAACAAGGACCCTGTGGTAGACAGTCCATGCCATCAGCTGCCAGCCTACCAGACTACCTGCTCTGTCCAGAGCAACAGCTTGACAATAACCAAAACAAATGCTGAGGTGCCCCTGCCTCAGAAGAGACGCAAGTATAGTCAGAAGGTCCAGAAGAGCAGCACACAGGGATGCCAGCAGTGGGGACGAGCAAGCCAGAAGGAGAGCACCCAGAGGCagcaggaagggaagaagaaggcAGCTCTGGTGAACAGGCTGAAAGCTCAGAGGCCAGAGGAGTGCTTAAAGCACATCGTTGTGCTGCTGGATCCAG TGCTCTTACAGATGGAAGGTGGGGGTCAGCTCCTCGgagccctgcagtccatggattgctCCTGTGTGATTGAGGCGCAGGCTGTGCCTTGCAGCCTCACGTGGAGGAGAAAGGCTGGGCCCTCTGAG GATGGCGAGGAGGGCTGGGTGGAAGAGCCCATGGTTCTGGTGCTGCTCCTGGCAGAGGTGTTTATGTCCATGATCTACCACTTCAAGCAG GGAAGTCTGGGCAGCactgaggaagggaagaaaacacTTGAGAGCTTTGTGACTGACATCACAGCAAGGACAGCTGGGAAAGATCTGTCACTGGTGATTGTGGATCCAGAGAAGTGCTTCAG TGCTCCAAATCCTCTAAGAAGGAAACAGAGGGCGGCAAATAGAGAACAGGccaaggaaaagaagaagcagcAGAAACAACCAGAGGCCAACACAGGGGCCATGGTGACCAGGGTAGATGTGGAAGAG GCACTGGTAGATCTGCAGCTGCACACAGAAGCCCAGGCTCGAATTGTGCAGAGCTGGAAAGAGCTGGCTGACTTGGCATGCGCGTTCACAAAGGCTGTGGCTGAAGCGCCCTTCAA GAAGCTCCGAGATCAAACTAGtttctccttctgcctggagAGTGACTGGGCTGGAGGGGCCAAGGTGGACCGCTCTGGCAGGGGGCTTGCACTGGTCTGGAGGAGACAGATTCAGCAGCTGAACCGGGTCAGTCTGGAGATGGCCAGTGCCATTGTGGACGCCTATCCGTCCCCACAGCTCCTGATCCAG ACTTACAGGTGCGCCGTGGGGAAGGCGTGA
- the LRRC59 gene encoding leucine-rich repeat-containing protein 59 — protein MTKAGSKGGNLRDKLDGNELDLSLSDLNEVPVKELAALPKATVLDLSCNKLTTLPSDFCGLTHLVKLDLSKNKLRQLPADFGRLVNLQHLDLLNNRLVTLPVSFAQLKSLKWLDLKDNPLDPVLAKVAGDCLDEKQCKQCANKVLQHMKAVQADQERERQRRLEIDREAEKKWEAKQRAKEAQERELRKREKAEEKERRRKEYDALKAAKREQEKKPKKETNQAPKSKSSSRPRKPPPRKHTRSWAVLKLLLLLLLCVAGGLVACRVTELQQQPLCTSVNTIYDNAVRGLRSHDILQWVLQTDSQQ, from the exons ATGACCAAGGCCGGTAGCAAGGGCGGGAACCTCCGCGACAAGCTGGACGGCAACGAGCTGGACCTGAGCCTCAGCGACCTGAATGAGGTCCCGGTCAAGGAGCTG GCTGCCCTCCCAAAGGCCACCGTACTGGATCTGTCCTGCAATAAACTGACAACTCTACCG TCGGATTTCTGTGGCCTCACACATCTGGTGAAGCTGGACCTGAGTAAGAACAAACTGCGGCAGCTGCCAGCGGACTTTGGCCGCCTGGTCAACCTCCAGCACCTGGACCTCCTCAACAATAGGCTGGTCACCCTGCCGGTCAGCTTTGCTCAGCTCAAG AGCCTGAAGTGGCTGGACCTGAAGGATAACCCGCTGGATCCTGTCCTGGCCAAGGTGGCAGGGGACTGCTTGGATGAAAAGCAGTGTAAACAGTGTGCCAACAAG GTGCTACAGCACATGAAGGCCGTGCAGGCGGATCAGGAGCGGGAGAGGCAGCGGCGACTGGAAATAGACCGAG AGGCTGAGAAGAAGTGGGAGGCCAAGCAGCGAGCTAAGGAGGCTCAAGAGCGGGAACTGCGGAAGCgggagaaggcagaagagaaggagCGCCGGAGAAAGGAGTATGACGCCCTCAAAGCAGCCAAGCGGGAGCAGGAGAAGAAACCTAAGAAGGAAACAAATCAGGCCCCGA AATCTAAGTCCAGCTCTCGCCCCCGTAAGCCACCACCCCGGAAACACACTCGATCCTGGGCCgtgctgaagctgctgctgctgctgctgttgtgtgTGGCCGGTGGGCTGGTTGCTTGTCGGGTGACCGagctgcagcagcagcccctctgcACCAGTGTGAACACCATCTACGACAATGCCGTCCGGGGCCTGCGCAGCCATGACATCCTCCAGTGGGTCCTGCAGACCGATTCTCAACAGTGA
- the XYLT2 gene encoding xylosyltransferase 2: protein MVASARVQKLVRRYKLAIATALAILLLQGLVVWSFSVLEDDEPGEKGRQKKSRPLDPSEGSKDTDSSAGRRGSAGRRHGRWRGRAESPGVPVAKVVRAVTSRHRTGRRIPPTPPPEAPGRQNLSGAAAEEALVGAAGFPHGDTGSVEGAPQPTDNSFTPKCEIVGKDALSALARASSKQCQQEIANVVCLHQAGSLMPKAVPRHCQRAGKMSPGIPWDEVRAQQPADGPPVRIAYMLVVHGRAIRQLKRLLKAVYHKQHFFYVHVDERSNYLHREVVELARQYDNVRVTPWRMVTIWGGASLLRMYLRSMQDLLEVPGWAWDFFINLSATDYPTRTNEELVAFLSKNRDKNFLKSHGRDNSRFIKKQGLDRLFHECDSHMWRLGERQIPAGIVVDGGSDWFVLTRSFVEYVVYTDDPLVAQLRQFYTYTLLPAESFFHTVLENSPACESLVDNNLRVTNWNRKLGCKCQYKHIVDWCGCSPNDFKPQDFLRLQQVSRPTFFARKFESTVNQEVLEILDFHLYGSYPPGTPALKAYWENTYDVADGPSGLSDVMLTAYTAFARLSLRHITTAASPLANPLCRFEPRGLPSSVHLYFYDDHFQGYLVTQAVQSSAQGPAETLEMWLMPQGSLKLLGHSDQASRLQSLEVGTEWDPKERLFRNFGGLLGPLDEPVAMQRWARGPNLTVTVVWIDPTYVVATSYDIVVDAETEVTQYKPPLSRPLRPGAWTVRLLQFWEPLGETRFLVLPLTFNRKLPLRKDDASWLHAGPPHNEYMEQSFQGLSGILNLPQPEPVEEAARLHAELTGPALEAWTDGELSSFWSVAGVCAVGPSACPSLELCRLTSWSSLSPDPKSELGPVKADGRLR from the exons AAAGGAAGGCAGAAGAAGTCACGGCCACTCGACCCCAGCGAAGGCTCCAAGGACACAGACAGTTCAGCTGGGCGGCGGGGCAGCGCAGGCAGAAGGCATGGGCGCTGGCGGGGCCGCGCTGAGAGCCCCGGTGTGCCCGTGGCCAAGGTGGTACGGGCAGTAACTAGCCGGCACAGAACCGGCCGGCggatcccccccaccccacccccagaggcCCCAGGCCGCCAGAACCTGAGCGGGGCAGCGGCTGAGGAGGCGCTGGTTGGGGCGGCTGGCTTCCCACATGGAGACACGGGGAGTGTGGAGGGCGCCCCCCAGCCCACAGACAACAGCTTCACACCCAAATGCGAGATCGTTGGCAAGGACGCTCTGTCTGCACTGGCCCGGGCCAGCTCCAAGCAGTGCCAGCAGGAGATCGCCAACGTGGTGTGCCTGCACCAGGCCGGGAGCCTCATGCCCAAGGCTGTGCCCCGGCACTGCCAGCGGGCTG GAAAGATGAGCCCTGGCATCCCGTGGGACGAGGTCCGGGCCCAGCAGCCCGCAGATGGCCCCCCAGTACGAATCGCCTACATGCTGGTGGTTCATGGCCGCGCCATCCGCCAGCTGAAGCGTCTCCTCAAGGCTGTGTACCACAAGCAGCACTTCTTCTATGTCCATGTGGACGAG cGCTCCAACTACCTGCACCGAGAGGTAGTGGAGCTGGCCCGGCAGTATGACAACGTGCGGGTAACGCCCTGGCGCATGGTCACCATCTGGGGCGGGGCCAGCCTGCTGAGGATGTATCTGCGGAGCATGCAGGACCTGCTGGAGGTGCCCGGCTGGGCCTGGGACTTCTTCATCAACCTCAGTGCCACTGACTACCCGACAAG GACCAATGAGGAGCTCGTAGCTTTCCTGTCCAAGAACCGGGACAAGAATTTCCTCAAGTCTCATGGTCGGGACAACTCCAG GTTCATCAAGAAACAGGGCCTGGACCGGCTCTTCCACGAGTGTGATTCGCACATGTGGCGTCTGGGCGAGCGGCAGATCCCAGCAGGCATTGTGGTGGATGGCGGCTCAGACTGGTTCGTGCTAACTCGCAGCTTTGTGGAGTATGTGGTGTACACAGACGACCCGCTTGTGGCCCAGCTGCGTCAGTTCTACACATACACGCTGCTCCCGGCCGAG TCCTTCTTTCACACGGTGCTGGAGAACAGCCCAGCCTGCGAGAGCCTCGTGGACAACAACCTGCGGGTCACCAACTGGAACCGCAAGCTGGGCTGCAAGTGCCAGTACAAGCACATCGTGGACTGGTGCGGCTGCTCGCCCAACGACTTCAAGCCGCAGGACTTCCTACGGCTGCAG CAAGTCTCCAGACCCACCTTCTTCGCCCGCAAGTTTGAATCTACTGTGAACCAGGAGGTACTGGAAATCCTGGACTTCCACCTATATGGCAGCTACCCCCCCGGCACCCCAGCCCTCAAGGCCTACTGGGAGAACACCTATGATGTGGCTGATGGCCCCAGTGGGCTCAGCGATGTCATGCTCACTGCTTACACCGCTTTTGCCCGCCTCAGCCTGCGCCACATCACCACTGCTGCGTCCCCCCTGGCCAACCCACTCTGCAG GTTTGAGCCCAGGGGCTTGCCGTCCAGCGTGCACCTGTATTTCTATGACGACCATTTCCAGGGCTACTTGGTGACGCAGGCGGTGCAGTCCTCAGCCCAGGGGCCGGCAGAGACGCTTGAGATGTGGCTGATGCCCCAGGGGTCGCTGAAGCTGTTGGGGCACAGTGACCAGGCCAGCCGGCTCCAGAGTTTGGAG gTCGGCACCGAGTGGGACCCCAAAGAGCGTCTCTTCCGGAACTTTGGGGGGTTGCTGGGGCCGCTGGACGAGCCTGTGGCCATGCAGCGCTGGGCCCGGGGCCCCAACCTCACAGTCACCGTGGTGTGGATCGACCCCACCTATGTGGTGGCCACATCTTACGACATCGTGGTAGACGCGGAAACGGAGGTCACGCAGTACAAACCCCCACTGAGCCGGCCCCTGCGGCCAGGGGCCTGGACTGTTCGACTGCTTCAGTTCTGGGAACCCCTGGGTGAGACCCGCTTCCTCGTGCTGCCCTTGACCTTCAACCGCAAACTACCTCTCAGGAAAG ATGATGCCAGCTGGCTGCACGCTGGACCACCCCACAACGAGTATATGGAACAGAGTTTCCAGGGCTTGAGTGGCATCCTGAACCTGCCTCAGCCAGAGCCCGTGGAGGAGGCTGCCCGACTACATGCAGAGCTCACGGGCCCGGCGCTGGAGGCCTGGACAGATGGGGAACTAAGCAGCTTCTGGTCTGTGGCCGGAGTGTGTGCCGTGGGCCCCTCCGCCTGTCCCTCCCTGGAGCTCTGCAGACTGACCAGCTGGAGCTCTCTGTCCCCGGACCCCAAATCTGAGCTGGGGCCTGTCAAAGCAGATGGGCGACTCAGGTAG
- the EME1 gene encoding crossover junction endonuclease EME1 isoform X1, translated as MAVNKSSLSLDSSYSDSEELPTFAFLKNKPSSIKRRQPQEDEKIVVVDISDSEASCPSPKLKDPPPIPEAAETVIQTEPVSVLSSGSENEEEFMPLAKRLICKFLTHKQQSPEKSSSPFERVWDHQKASHDWQKQPFTKIRDVPLCGTSERHASNNKDPVVDSPCHQLPAYQTTCSVQSNSLTITKTNAEVPLPQKRRKYSQKVQKSSTQGCQQWGRASQKESTQRQQEGKKKAALVNRLKAQRPEECLKHIVVLLDPVLLQMEGGGQLLGALQSMDCSCVIEAQAVPCSLTWRRKAGPSEDGEEGWVEEPMVLVLLLAEVFMSMIYHFKQGSLGSTEEGKKTLESFVTDITARTAGKDLSLVIVDPEKCFSAPNPLRRKQRAANREQAKEKKKQQKQPEANTGAMVTRVDVEEALVDLQLHTEAQARIVQSWKELADLACAFTKAVAEAPFKKLRDQTSFSFCLESDWAGGAKVDRSGRGLALVWRRQIQQLNRVSLEMASAIVDAYPSPQLLIQAYKRCLSEQERQNLLADLQVRRGEGVTATLRRVGPELSRRIYLQMTALQPDLSLDSAD; from the exons ATGGCTGTAAACAAGTCCTCACTCTCACTGGATTCCAGTTACAGTGACTCTGAGGAGCTGCCAACGTTTGCCTTTCTGAAGAATAAACCATCTTCAATAAAGAGGAGGCAGCCTCAGGAGGATGAGAAGATTGTAGTGGTTGACATCTCAGACTCtgaggcctcctgtccatcaccaaaattGAAAGATCCACCACCCATTCCAGAGGCCGCTGAAACTGTCATACAAACAGAGCCAGTCAGTGTGCTaagcagtggaagtgagaatgaGGAGGAATTTATGCCCCTGGCTAAGAGGCTTATTTGTAAGTTTTTGACTCACAAACAGCAGAGCCCTGAAAAATCCAGCTCCCCATTTGAAAGAGTTtgggatcatcaaaaagcatCACATGACTGGCAAAAACAGCCATTTACAAAGATCCGTGATGTTCCCCTCTGTGGTACCTCAGAGAGGCATGCATCAAATAACAAGGACCCTGTGGTAGACAGTCCATGCCATCAGCTGCCAGCCTACCAGACTACCTGCTCTGTCCAGAGCAACAGCTTGACAATAACCAAAACAAATGCTGAGGTGCCCCTGCCTCAGAAGAGACGCAAGTATAGTCAGAAGGTCCAGAAGAGCAGCACACAGGGATGCCAGCAGTGGGGACGAGCAAGCCAGAAGGAGAGCACCCAGAGGCagcaggaagggaagaagaaggcAGCTCTGGTGAACAGGCTGAAAGCTCAGAGGCCAGAGGAGTGCTTAAAGCACATCGTTGTGCTGCTGGATCCAG TGCTCTTACAGATGGAAGGTGGGGGTCAGCTCCTCGgagccctgcagtccatggattgctCCTGTGTGATTGAGGCGCAGGCTGTGCCTTGCAGCCTCACGTGGAGGAGAAAGGCTGGGCCCTCTGAG GATGGCGAGGAGGGCTGGGTGGAAGAGCCCATGGTTCTGGTGCTGCTCCTGGCAGAGGTGTTTATGTCCATGATCTACCACTTCAAGCAG GGAAGTCTGGGCAGCactgaggaagggaagaaaacacTTGAGAGCTTTGTGACTGACATCACAGCAAGGACAGCTGGGAAAGATCTGTCACTGGTGATTGTGGATCCAGAGAAGTGCTTCAG TGCTCCAAATCCTCTAAGAAGGAAACAGAGGGCGGCAAATAGAGAACAGGccaaggaaaagaagaagcagcAGAAACAACCAGAGGCCAACACAGGGGCCATGGTGACCAGGGTAGATGTGGAAGAG GCACTGGTAGATCTGCAGCTGCACACAGAAGCCCAGGCTCGAATTGTGCAGAGCTGGAAAGAGCTGGCTGACTTGGCATGCGCGTTCACAAAGGCTGTGGCTGAAGCGCCCTTCAA GAAGCTCCGAGATCAAACTAGtttctccttctgcctggagAGTGACTGGGCTGGAGGGGCCAAGGTGGACCGCTCTGGCAGGGGGCTTGCACTGGTCTGGAGGAGACAGATTCAGCAGCTGAACCGGGTCAGTCTGGAGATGGCCAGTGCCATTGTGGACGCCTATCCGTCCCCACAGCTCCTGATCCAG GCTTATAAGCGGTGTCTTTCTGAGCAAGAACGCCAGAATTTGCTCGCAGACTTACAGGTGCGCCGTGGGGAAGGCGTGACAGCCACCTTGCGCCGTGTTGGACCAGAGCTGTCCAGGCGTATCTACCTTCAGATGACAGCTTTGCAGCCAGATCTCTCCTTAGACAGTGCAGACTGA